One Solanum pennellii chromosome 10, SPENNV200 genomic region harbors:
- the LOC107002146 gene encoding replication protein A 32 kDa subunit B-like has translation MYGGNNQFDGNAAFSGGGFMPSQATQTVGDHSFSPAKNRDSQTLIPLTVKQISEAFQSSDDKTNFLVDGVDVNNVKLVGILCNKVERVTDVSFGVDDGTGRLDCFRWVNEAVDTKEMEAVTNGMYVRVHGHLKGFHGKKQLMAYSVRPVDDYNEIAYHFAQVIYVHSYNSLRKQHDSSSMPSQVPSSAFNTPLKGYQASASNQFPGYSMDGIRGVDKMVLDYLQQPSCLALEKGVHRNQLVQQLQLPSEKISEALDSLESEGLIYTTIDEFHYKSTGNG, from the exons ATGTACGGCGGGAACAATCAATTCGACGGCAACGCGGCGTTTTCCGGCGGAGGTTTCATGCCGTCGCAGGCTACTCAAACCGTCGGTGATCATTCTTTCTCTCCGGCCAAG AATCGTGATTCACAGACTTTGATTCCATTAACCGTCAAGCAAATTAGTGAAGCCTTTCAATCAAGTGATGATAAGACAAATTTTCTCGTTGACGGAGTTGATGTGAATAAT GTAAAACTGGTGGGTATTTTATGCAACAAAGTGGAAAGGGTTACAGATGTATCATTTGGGGTGGATGATGGAACAGGGCGCCTTGACTGTTTTCGATG GGTAAATGAAGCTGTTGATACCAAGGAAATGGAAGCAGTCAC AAATGGCATGTATGTTCGAGTCCATGGACACTTGAAAGGCTTTCACGGTAAAAAGCAGTTGATGGCTTACTCAGTCAG GCCCGTGGATGACTACAATGAGATTGCATACCACTTTGCTCAAGTCATTTATGTTCATAGCTACAACAGTCTACGG AAGCAACATGATAGTTCCTCTATGCCATCTCAAGTGCCTAGCTCAGCTTTCAACACTCCTCTAAAGGGATACCAAGCTTCAGCGTCAAATCAA TTTCCCGGATACAGCATGGACGGGATCAGAGGTGTAGATAAGATGGTCTTGGACTACTTGCAACAACCGTCATGCCT TGCACTTGAAAAAGGGGTTCATCGCAATCAGCTAGTCCAACAGCTACAACTCCCTTCAGAGAAGATCTC AGAAGCTCTTGACTCTCTCGAATCAGAAGGTCTAATTTACACCACAATAGACGAGTTTCACTACAAGTCTACTGGAAACGGTTGA
- the LOC107002147 gene encoding nuclear transcription factor Y subunit A-2-like isoform X2, which translates to MFNIHLKISLNVNLRVAVLLFWCIGFGIYFRVILSMEQPMSFDSQSYNMDYQGHFDLGLFGQPLGRIMLPLNFTSHDETPIFVNAKQYNGILRRRKFRAKEIEKNLLKPRKPFLHLSRHLHAKRRPRGGGGRFLNTRKTDGSINDDANGTTKTSNNKCHHTRSQNSEVLQCGLFNFNSTKDTTNSISSIDAFLDITNTGHDILMASKWGSAAAVDNCCCNNLRIDDVFTLTTTKLRAMDSVPTAIWLLE; encoded by the exons atGTTTAATATTCatcttaaaatttcattaaatgtgAATTTGCGGGTTGCAGtacttttattttggtgtatcGGTTttg GAATTTATTTTAGAGTAATATTATCTATGGAGCAGCCTATGTCTTTTG ACTCTCAATCATATAATATGGACTATCAAGGCCACTTTGATCTAGGTTTATTTGGTCAACCTCTG GGCCGGATTATGCTACCATTGAACTTCACCTCTCATGATGAAACCCCAATATTTGTCAATGCCAAGCAATATAATGGGATACTTAGGCGTAGAAAATTCCGCGCAAAGGAAATAGAGAAGAACTTACTTAAACCGCGTAAG CCATTCTTGCACCTCTCGCGCCATCTCCATGCCAAGCGTAGACCTAGAGGAGGTGGGGGGCGCTTCTTGAACACGAGGAAGACGGATGGAAGTATCAACGATGATGCAAACGGTACAACCAAGACTAGCAACAACAAATGTCATCACACTAGATCACAAAATTCTGAAGTTTTGCAGTGtggtttattcaattttaactCAACAAAGGATACAACTAACAGTATTTCCTCTATTGACGCGTTTCTTGATATAACGAATACTGGCCATGACATTCTCATGGCCAGTAAGTGGGGTTCTGCAGCAGCAGTTGATAACTGCTGCTGCAACAACCTCAGAATTGATGACGTTTTTACCCTTACTACAACCAAATTGAGGGCTATGGACTCTGTTCCTACCGCGATTTGGTTGCTAGAATAG
- the LOC107002147 gene encoding nuclear transcription factor Y subunit A-2-like isoform X1 — protein sequence MEQPMSFDSQSYNMDYQGHFDLGLFGQPLGRIMLPLNFTSHDETPIFVNAKQYNGILRRRKFRAKEIEKNLLKPRKPFLHLSRHLHAKRRPRGGGGRFLNTRKTDGSINDDANGTTKTSNNKCHHTRSQNSEVLQCGLFNFNSTKDTTNSISSIDAFLDITNTGHDILMASKWGSAAAVDNCCCNNLRIDDVFTLTTTKLRAMDSVPTAIWLLE from the exons ATGGAGCAGCCTATGTCTTTTG ACTCTCAATCATATAATATGGACTATCAAGGCCACTTTGATCTAGGTTTATTTGGTCAACCTCTG GGCCGGATTATGCTACCATTGAACTTCACCTCTCATGATGAAACCCCAATATTTGTCAATGCCAAGCAATATAATGGGATACTTAGGCGTAGAAAATTCCGCGCAAAGGAAATAGAGAAGAACTTACTTAAACCGCGTAAG CCATTCTTGCACCTCTCGCGCCATCTCCATGCCAAGCGTAGACCTAGAGGAGGTGGGGGGCGCTTCTTGAACACGAGGAAGACGGATGGAAGTATCAACGATGATGCAAACGGTACAACCAAGACTAGCAACAACAAATGTCATCACACTAGATCACAAAATTCTGAAGTTTTGCAGTGtggtttattcaattttaactCAACAAAGGATACAACTAACAGTATTTCCTCTATTGACGCGTTTCTTGATATAACGAATACTGGCCATGACATTCTCATGGCCAGTAAGTGGGGTTCTGCAGCAGCAGTTGATAACTGCTGCTGCAACAACCTCAGAATTGATGACGTTTTTACCCTTACTACAACCAAATTGAGGGCTATGGACTCTGTTCCTACCGCGATTTGGTTGCTAGAATAG
- the LOC107002149 gene encoding syntaxin-121-like, with product MNDLFSGSFSRFRNEEQSPNQESAGIQMRQQTGGVNLDKFFEDVETIKDELKELEKIHTQLHNSHEQSKTLHNAKNVKDLRTKMDNDVSLALKKAKFIKVRLEALDRSNAANRSVPGCGPGSSSDRTRTSVVNGLRKKLQESMNQFNELRQRMASEYRETVQRRYYTVTGENPDEGTLDTLISTGQSETFLQKAIQEQGRGQVMDTVMEIQERHEAVKELERNLKELHQVFMDMAVLVESQGAQLDDIESQVNRANSFVRGGAQQLEVARKHQKSSRKWTCIAIIILLIIVLVVVLSIQPWKK from the exons ATGAATGATCTATTCTCAGGATCATTTTCTCGTTTCAGAAATGAAGAACAATCCCCAAATCAAGAATCAGCTGGAATACAAATGAGACAACAAACAGGAGGTGTAAATCTTGACAAATTCTTCGAAGATGTAGAAACCATTAAAGACGAGCTTAAAGAACTCGAAAAGATTCATACCCAACTCCACAATTCACATGAACAGAGCAAGACTCTGCATAATGCTAAAAATGTCAAAGATCTCAGAACAAAGATGGATAATGATGTTTCGTTAGCTTTGAAAAAGGCGAAATTCATCAAAGTTCGTTTAGAAGCATTAGATCGATCGAATGCTGCTAATCGAAGTGTACCTGGTTGTGGACCTGGAAGTTCTTCTGATAGAACAAGAACCTCTGTTGTTAATGGATTGAGGAAAAAACTTCAAGAATCTATGAATCAGTTCAATGAATTAAGGCAAAGAATGGCATCTGAGTATAGAGAAACTGTTCAAAGAAG GTACTACACGGTGACAGGAGAAAATCCAGATGAAGGTACACTAGATACTCTAATATCGACTGGCCAAAGTGAGACATTTTTGCAGAAAGCAATACAGGAGCAAGGAAGAGGACAAGTAATGGACACAGTTATGGAGATTCAAGAAAGGCATGAAGCTGTGAAGGAATTAGAGAGAAATCTGAAAGAATTGCATCAAGTTTTCATGGACATGGCTGTTTTAGTTGAAAGTCAAGGAGCACAGCTAGATGACATTGAAAGTCAAGTTAATAGAGCCAATTCATTTGTGAGAGGTGGTGCTCAGCAGCTTGAGGTAGCAAGAAAACACCAGAAAAGTTCAAGAAAATGGACTTGTATTGCCATTATTATTTTGCTCATTATTGTCTTGGTGGTGGTTCTTTCTATTCAACCATGGAAGAAATGA
- the LOC107002148 gene encoding pentatricopeptide repeat-containing protein At5g65560 isoform X2, with translation MIKSCGTTEDVVFVMGFVREMNKCEDGFRFKLNGWGYNTLLMALSRFVMVDDMKCVYNEMLSDMIKPDVYTFNTMINGYCKLGNVVEAEVYLSKIFQAGLMPDTHTYTSFILGHCRRKDVNSAFKVFREMQIKGCQRNVVSYNNLIHGLCETRRINEAMKLFLEMADDGCSPNVRTYTILIDALCRLDRRVEALSLFDEMREKGCEPNVHTYTVFIDGLCKDSKLDEARELLNVMSEKGLVPSVVTYNALIDGYCKKGLVDVALSILDTMESKSCLPNVRTYNELISGFCRAKKVHKAMSLLDKMLERKLSPSNVTFNLLVHGQCKEGEIDSAFRLLRLMEENGLAPDEWSYGTLVDGLCERGRVEEANTIFSSLKEKGIKVNVAMYTALIDGHCNAEKFDFAFTLFKKMIEEGCSPNACTYNVLINGLCKQGKQLEAAQLLESMAESGVEPTIESYSILIEQLLKECAFDHADQVFSLMISRGHKPDVCIYTSFLVAYHNEGKLKEAEDVMAKMAEAGIRPDLMTYTVMIDGYGRAGLLNRAFDMLKCMFDSGYEPSHYTYSILIKHLSQGGLDLKIEASSINIADVWKVVKYETLLKLLDKMEEHGCPPNTNCFSSLAIGLCREGRLEEASRLLDHMQSCGMSASEGMYTSMVNCCCKLRMYEDATRFLDTMLTQGFLPRLESYKLLICGLYDNGNNDKAKAAFFQLLDCGYNNDEVAWKLLIDGLLKRGLVDRCSELLDIMEKNGSRLSSQTYTFLLEGLDRTDNK, from the coding sequence ATGATTAAATCATGTGGAACAACTGAGGATGTCGTTTTTGTGATGGGTTTTGTGCGGGAGATGAATAAATGTGAAGATGGGTTTAGGTTTAAGCTTAATGGGTGGGGTTATAATACATTGTTGATGGCGTTATCACGGTTTGTTATGGTTGATGATATGAAATGTGTGTATAATGAGATGTTGAGTGATATGATTAAACCTGATGTTTATACTTTTAATACGATGATTAATGGTTATTGTAAATTGGGTAATGTAGTTGAGGCTGAGGTTTATTTGAGTAAGATTTTTCAAGCTGGTTTGATGCCGGATACACATACGTACACGTCGTTTATATTGGGTCATTGTAGGAGAAAGGATGTAAATAGTGCTTTTAAGGTTTTTAGGGAAATGCAGATAAAGGGTTGTCAAAGAAATGTGGTTTCGTACAATAATTTGATTCATGGATTGTGTGAAACGAGGAGGATTAATGAAGCGATGAAGCTGTTTTTGGAAATGGCAGATGATGGTTGTTCTCCAAATGTCCGGACATATACAATTCTCATTGATGCGTTGTGTCGGTTGGATAGGAGGGTAGAGGCATTGAGTTTGTTTGATGAGATGAGGGAGAAAGGTTGTGAGCCCAATGTTCATACTTACACTGTTTTCATCGATGGTTTGTGTAAAGACTCTAAGCTTGACGAAGCAAGAGAGTTACTAAATGTTATGTCGGAAAAGGGGCTAGTTCCGAGTGTGGTGACATACAATGCTCTGATTGATGGATACTGTAAGAAAGGTTTGGTTGATGTTGCATTAAGTATTTTAGACACAATGGAATCGAAAAGTTGTCTCCCGAATGTACGTACATACAATGAATTGATTTCTGGCTTTTGTAGGGCGAAAAAGGTGCATAAGGCAATGTCACTACTTGATAAGATGCTTGAGCGCAAACTATCTCCTAGTAATGTCACTTTTAACTTGTTAGTTCATGGACAGTGTAAAGAGGGTGAAATAGATAGTGCATTTAGGTTGCTTAGATTGATGGAGGAGAATGGATTAGCTCCTGATGAGTGGAGTTATGGTACATTAGTTGATGGCTTATGTGAAAGAGGTAGAGTTGAAGAAGCTAACACCATTTTTAGTTCTCTGAAAGAGAAGGGTATAAAGGTTAATGTTGCAATGTACACTGCTCTAATTGATGGACATTGCAACGCtgaaaaatttgattttgcCTTCACATTATTTAAGAAGATGATCGAGGAAGGTTGCTCCCCAAACGCATGTACTTATAATGTGCTGATTAACGGGTTGTGTAAACAGGGTAAGCAACTAGAAGCAGCACAATTACTTGAAAGCATGGCAGAAAGTGGTGTAGAACCCACAATCGAATCCTACAGTATTTTGATTGAGCAACTATTAAAAGAATGTGCCTTTGACCATGCTGACCAAGTTTTTAGTTTAATGATATCTAGGGGACATAAGCCGGATGTCTGCATTTACACTTCATTTCTAGTTGCATATCACAATGAAGGTAAATTGAAAGAAGCGGAAGATGTGATGGCTAAGATGGCAGAGGCGGGAATTAGGCCAGATTTGATGACCTATACAGTAATGATTGATGGTTATGGTCGTGCAGGATTATTAAATCGAGCCTTTGATATGCTAAAATGTATGTTTGACTCTGGATATGAACCTTCTCATTACACCTATTCTATTTTGATTAAACATTTGTCCCAAGGAGGACTTGATCTCAAAATAGAGGCCAGTTCCATTAATATTGCTGATGTGTGGAAAGTAGTAAAATATGAAACTTTGCTTAAACTCTTAGATAAAATGGAGGAACATGGATGTCCTCCTAATACAAACTGTTTTAGTTCGCTTGCTATTGGTCTCTGTAGAGAAGGACGTCTTGAGGAGGCTTCGAGGTTACTTGATCATATGCAGAGTTGCGGAATGTCTGCTTCTGAAGGTATGTACACCTCAATGGTAAATTGTTGTTGCAAGTTGAGAATGTATGAGGATGCAACAAGATTTCTTGACACTATGCTTACACAAGGTTTCTTACCACGCTTAGAGTCGTACAAGCTCCTTATATGTGGGTTGTATGATAATGGGAACAATGATAAAGCTAAGGCAGCCTTCTTTCAACTTCTTGATTGTGGGTACAATAATGATGAAGTAGCTTGGAAGCTTCTAATTGATGGCTTACTTAAGAGGGGACTTGTAGATAGATGTTCTGAGTTGTTGGATATTATGGAGAAAAATGGTTCTCGGCTTAGTTCCCAGACATATACATTTCTGCTAGAGGGACTTGATAGAACAGACAACAAATGA
- the LOC107002148 gene encoding pentatricopeptide repeat-containing protein At5g65560 isoform X1, protein MIQWTALPTPFPFRSGQSISLFFSLIKSFPFSVASSSSSSSPSSILSPEESEPISIDPLSSQLLNLLSHPNWQKHPSLKNLIPSLSPSRLSSFLSQNPNLNPHIAFSFFDYLSRIPSFKPSVQSYAPLLRILISNKLFQVAEKTRLSMIKSCGTTEDVVFVMGFVREMNKCEDGFRFKLNGWGYNTLLMALSRFVMVDDMKCVYNEMLSDMIKPDVYTFNTMINGYCKLGNVVEAEVYLSKIFQAGLMPDTHTYTSFILGHCRRKDVNSAFKVFREMQIKGCQRNVVSYNNLIHGLCETRRINEAMKLFLEMADDGCSPNVRTYTILIDALCRLDRRVEALSLFDEMREKGCEPNVHTYTVFIDGLCKDSKLDEARELLNVMSEKGLVPSVVTYNALIDGYCKKGLVDVALSILDTMESKSCLPNVRTYNELISGFCRAKKVHKAMSLLDKMLERKLSPSNVTFNLLVHGQCKEGEIDSAFRLLRLMEENGLAPDEWSYGTLVDGLCERGRVEEANTIFSSLKEKGIKVNVAMYTALIDGHCNAEKFDFAFTLFKKMIEEGCSPNACTYNVLINGLCKQGKQLEAAQLLESMAESGVEPTIESYSILIEQLLKECAFDHADQVFSLMISRGHKPDVCIYTSFLVAYHNEGKLKEAEDVMAKMAEAGIRPDLMTYTVMIDGYGRAGLLNRAFDMLKCMFDSGYEPSHYTYSILIKHLSQGGLDLKIEASSINIADVWKVVKYETLLKLLDKMEEHGCPPNTNCFSSLAIGLCREGRLEEASRLLDHMQSCGMSASEGMYTSMVNCCCKLRMYEDATRFLDTMLTQGFLPRLESYKLLICGLYDNGNNDKAKAAFFQLLDCGYNNDEVAWKLLIDGLLKRGLVDRCSELLDIMEKNGSRLSSQTYTFLLEGLDRTDNK, encoded by the coding sequence ATGATACAATGGACGGCGTTGCCTACTCCATTTCCATTTCGTTCAGGTCAGTcgatttctcttttcttctccttaatcAAATCTTTCCCATTTTCTgtagcttcttcttcttcttcttcttctccttcatccATTTTGTCACCAGAAGAATCAGAACCCATTTCCATTGACCCCCTTTCTTCTCAGCTTCTCAATCTCCTTTCACACCCAAATTGGCAAAAACACCCATCTCTCAAGAATCTAATTCCTTCACTTTCCCCTTCTCGTCTCTCTTCTTTCCTCTCACAAAACCCAAATCTTAACCCCCATATCGCGTTTTCCTTCTTTGATTACCTCTCCCGGATACCCTCATTCAAACCCAGCGTTCAATCTTATGCACCCCTTTTGCGTATTTTGATTTCCAATAAGCTTTTTCAGGTCGCGGAAAAAACGAGACTTTCTATGATTAAATCATGTGGAACAACTGAGGATGTCGTTTTTGTGATGGGTTTTGTGCGGGAGATGAATAAATGTGAAGATGGGTTTAGGTTTAAGCTTAATGGGTGGGGTTATAATACATTGTTGATGGCGTTATCACGGTTTGTTATGGTTGATGATATGAAATGTGTGTATAATGAGATGTTGAGTGATATGATTAAACCTGATGTTTATACTTTTAATACGATGATTAATGGTTATTGTAAATTGGGTAATGTAGTTGAGGCTGAGGTTTATTTGAGTAAGATTTTTCAAGCTGGTTTGATGCCGGATACACATACGTACACGTCGTTTATATTGGGTCATTGTAGGAGAAAGGATGTAAATAGTGCTTTTAAGGTTTTTAGGGAAATGCAGATAAAGGGTTGTCAAAGAAATGTGGTTTCGTACAATAATTTGATTCATGGATTGTGTGAAACGAGGAGGATTAATGAAGCGATGAAGCTGTTTTTGGAAATGGCAGATGATGGTTGTTCTCCAAATGTCCGGACATATACAATTCTCATTGATGCGTTGTGTCGGTTGGATAGGAGGGTAGAGGCATTGAGTTTGTTTGATGAGATGAGGGAGAAAGGTTGTGAGCCCAATGTTCATACTTACACTGTTTTCATCGATGGTTTGTGTAAAGACTCTAAGCTTGACGAAGCAAGAGAGTTACTAAATGTTATGTCGGAAAAGGGGCTAGTTCCGAGTGTGGTGACATACAATGCTCTGATTGATGGATACTGTAAGAAAGGTTTGGTTGATGTTGCATTAAGTATTTTAGACACAATGGAATCGAAAAGTTGTCTCCCGAATGTACGTACATACAATGAATTGATTTCTGGCTTTTGTAGGGCGAAAAAGGTGCATAAGGCAATGTCACTACTTGATAAGATGCTTGAGCGCAAACTATCTCCTAGTAATGTCACTTTTAACTTGTTAGTTCATGGACAGTGTAAAGAGGGTGAAATAGATAGTGCATTTAGGTTGCTTAGATTGATGGAGGAGAATGGATTAGCTCCTGATGAGTGGAGTTATGGTACATTAGTTGATGGCTTATGTGAAAGAGGTAGAGTTGAAGAAGCTAACACCATTTTTAGTTCTCTGAAAGAGAAGGGTATAAAGGTTAATGTTGCAATGTACACTGCTCTAATTGATGGACATTGCAACGCtgaaaaatttgattttgcCTTCACATTATTTAAGAAGATGATCGAGGAAGGTTGCTCCCCAAACGCATGTACTTATAATGTGCTGATTAACGGGTTGTGTAAACAGGGTAAGCAACTAGAAGCAGCACAATTACTTGAAAGCATGGCAGAAAGTGGTGTAGAACCCACAATCGAATCCTACAGTATTTTGATTGAGCAACTATTAAAAGAATGTGCCTTTGACCATGCTGACCAAGTTTTTAGTTTAATGATATCTAGGGGACATAAGCCGGATGTCTGCATTTACACTTCATTTCTAGTTGCATATCACAATGAAGGTAAATTGAAAGAAGCGGAAGATGTGATGGCTAAGATGGCAGAGGCGGGAATTAGGCCAGATTTGATGACCTATACAGTAATGATTGATGGTTATGGTCGTGCAGGATTATTAAATCGAGCCTTTGATATGCTAAAATGTATGTTTGACTCTGGATATGAACCTTCTCATTACACCTATTCTATTTTGATTAAACATTTGTCCCAAGGAGGACTTGATCTCAAAATAGAGGCCAGTTCCATTAATATTGCTGATGTGTGGAAAGTAGTAAAATATGAAACTTTGCTTAAACTCTTAGATAAAATGGAGGAACATGGATGTCCTCCTAATACAAACTGTTTTAGTTCGCTTGCTATTGGTCTCTGTAGAGAAGGACGTCTTGAGGAGGCTTCGAGGTTACTTGATCATATGCAGAGTTGCGGAATGTCTGCTTCTGAAGGTATGTACACCTCAATGGTAAATTGTTGTTGCAAGTTGAGAATGTATGAGGATGCAACAAGATTTCTTGACACTATGCTTACACAAGGTTTCTTACCACGCTTAGAGTCGTACAAGCTCCTTATATGTGGGTTGTATGATAATGGGAACAATGATAAAGCTAAGGCAGCCTTCTTTCAACTTCTTGATTGTGGGTACAATAATGATGAAGTAGCTTGGAAGCTTCTAATTGATGGCTTACTTAAGAGGGGACTTGTAGATAGATGTTCTGAGTTGTTGGATATTATGGAGAAAAATGGTTCTCGGCTTAGTTCCCAGACATATACATTTCTGCTAGAGGGACTTGATAGAACAGACAACAAATGA